The following coding sequences lie in one Arachis ipaensis cultivar K30076 chromosome B03, Araip1.1, whole genome shotgun sequence genomic window:
- the LOC110269781 gene encoding dolichyl-diphosphooligosaccharide--protein glycosyltransferase subunit STT3A-like, translating into MQTLNMGSLFYATLNSLSYFYMVFSWGGYAFIINLIPMHVLLCIVTGRYSSQLYIAYAPLVVLGTLLAALVPVVGFNAVMTSKHFASFLVFIIIHVVALMYHIKGILSPKIFKVALALVVSIGLAVCCAMVAVIIALVASSPTKGWSEKSLSLLDPQ; encoded by the exons ATGCAGACACTAAATATGGGATCCCTCTTTTATGCAACTTTGAATTCACTATCATACTTTTAtatg GTTTTCTCATGGGGAGGGTACGCTTTTATCATTAACCTTATTCCAATGCATGTACTCCTGTGCATAGTTACTGGTCGCTATTCTTCACAGCTGTACATTGCATATGCACCTCTT GTTGTATTGGGCACACTGCTGGCTGCCCTAGTGCCTGTTGTTGGGTTTAATGCTGTAATGACATCAAAGCATTTTGCATCCTTTCTG GTTTTTATTATCATCCATGTGGTGGCTCTTATGTACCATATTAAAGGGATTCTTTCCCCGAAAATTTTCAAAGTAGCTTTGGCACTAGTTGTTTCCATTGGCCT AGCAGTGTGTTGTGCAATGGTAGCAGTAATAATAGCTCTTGTAGCTTCTAGCCCAACAAAGGGTTGGAGTGAAAAAAGTTTAAGTCTACTTGATCC GCAATAG